A single region of the Vicia villosa cultivar HV-30 ecotype Madison, WI linkage group LG4, Vvil1.0, whole genome shotgun sequence genome encodes:
- the LOC131596208 gene encoding glucan endo-1,3-beta-glucosidase 5-like, whose translation MFFTEEGRRKREKIVLTMERRYVFVILFYIIMSIFRVGGFGVNWGTQSTHPLPPTTIVKMLKHNGITKVKLFDADPIILDALKKSAIEVMVGIPNSMLKTFATSPEVAEDFVSKNISSQLSAGVDIRYIAVGNQPFLYLYKGAYESTTLPALQNIQMALVKARLEERVRVTVPLNADVFKSSSDNPSDGEFNTKIHELMIDLVQFLYQNNGPFTVNIYPFKSVYRNPTFPMDYAFFDGFNDPSIDNGLIYDNLLDANIDTLVWALSKYGFGNMSIVVGEIGWPTDGDKSATSQLAQRFHQGLMTRLITGKGTPMRPGPMDVYLFSLIDEDNKTIQPTSFEVGNFDRHWGLFRYDGQPKYQLNTGSGANGLVGATEVKYQDKKWCILKPSANPNSDKVARSVSKACQTGDCSSLGYGTSCGGLDVRGNISYAFNSFYQVNDQIFGNCDFSGLSETTDRDPSTENCKFQIMIDSESNGKIRPFRIIMFVLLFFTLV comes from the exons ATGTTTTTTACAGAAGAAGGAAGAAGGAAACGTGAGAAGATAGTTCTAACCATGGAGAGAAGATATGtttttgttatattattttatataataatgtCTATCTTTAGAGTGGGTGGATTTGGTGTTAATTGGGGAACTCAATCTACACACCCTTTACCACCCACTACCATTGTGAAAATGTTAAAACACAATGGTATTACAAAAGTCAAACTTTTTGATGCTGATCCTATTATTCTTGATGCGCTCAAGAAGTCTGCAATTGAAGTAATGGTTGGTATACCTAATTCCATGCTGAAAACTTTTGCTACTAGTCCTGAAGTAGCTGAAGATTTTGTTTCCAAGAATATTTCAAGTCAATTATCTGCTGGAGTAGATATCAG GTACATTGCAGTGGGAAATCAACCTTTCCTATACCTTTACAAAGGTGCCTACGAATCTACCACACTTCCAGCTCTCCAAAATATCCAAATGGCTCTGGTAAAGGCTCGTTTAGAAGAGAGGGTCAGAGTTACTGTGCCTTTAAATGCGGATGTTTTTAAGAGTTCATCGGATAATCCTTCTGATGGGGAGTTTAATACAAAAATCCATGAACTCATGATTGATCTAGTTCAATTTTTATATCAAAACAACGGTCCATTTACAGTGAACATCTACCCTTTCAAGAGCGTTTATCGAAACCCCACTTTTCCGATGGACTATGCATTTTTCGACGGTTTTAATGATCCTTCAATTGACAATGGGCTGATCTATGACAATCTCTTAGATGCCAACATTGATACCCTAGTGTGGGCCCTAAGCAAGTATGGATTTGGAAACATGTCCATAGTTGTTGGAGAAATTGGTTGGCCTACGGACGGAGACAAAAGCGCAACTAGTCAACTAGCCCAACGATTTCATCAAGGACTCATGACCCGTCTTATTACGGGAAAGGGCACACCTATGAGACCTGGGCCTATGGATGTGTACTTGTTTAGTCTAATAGACGAAGATAACAAAACTATTCAACCAACTAGCTTTGAAGTGGGTAATTTTGACCGTCATTGGGGATTGTTTCGCTACGACGGGCAACCGAAATACCAACTTAACACTGGATCAGGAGCAAATGGGTTAGTAGGCGCAACTGAGGTAAAATACCAAGACAAAAAATGGTGTATTTTGAAACCCTCGGCAAACCCCAACAGTGATAAAGTTGCCCGGAGTGTGTCCAAAGCTTGTCAAACTGGAGACTGCAGTAGTCTCGGATATGGAACTTCATGTGGCGGTTTAGATGTTCGTGGAAACATCTCCTACGCATTTAATAGTTTCTATCAGGTGAATGACCAGATCTTCGGAAATTGTGACTTTTCTGGCCTATCTGAAACCACAGATAGAGATCCTTCAACGGAAAATTGCAAATTCCAAATCATGATCGATTCAGAATCAAATGGGAAAATTAGGCCTTTTAGAATAATAATGTTTGTACTTCTGTTTTTTACTCTTGTTTAG